A portion of the Pseudomonas sp. GR 6-02 genome contains these proteins:
- a CDS encoding FAD:protein FMN transferase, which translates to MAGAVLRGDEDLLTGRWGGLVVVVGILSGCGNGDSLERFDGPTMGSSYSIQYVRHAGLPAPAEVRVQVEKILSDVDRQMSTYRSDSDIERFNNLPANHCQTMPAPILELVRVGERLSLQSDGSYDLTVEPLLNLWGFGPQAREEKVPSAEALAEVQQRVGHNHLRIEGDQLCKDAAVEVDFNSIAAGYAVDTIAAELEALGIHDYLAEATGELKAVGKKLDGSPWRIALEEPRDDQQVAERIIAVDGYGVSTSGDYRNYFEQGGRRYSHTFDARTGTPVLHTLASVTVIHPSALMADGLSTLLLILGPERGWDYAQTHDIAAFFVIRADTGFVTRTNQAFERLAGEKTE; encoded by the coding sequence ATGGCGGGCGCGGTTTTGAGGGGAGATGAAGATTTGTTAACTGGACGGTGGGGAGGGCTTGTGGTAGTGGTCGGGATTTTGTCCGGTTGTGGCAACGGCGATAGCCTGGAACGCTTCGACGGCCCGACCATGGGCAGCAGCTATTCGATCCAATACGTGCGCCATGCCGGTCTTCCCGCACCGGCGGAAGTCCGCGTCCAGGTCGAAAAAATACTCTCTGATGTCGATCGGCAAATGTCGACCTATCGCAGTGACTCCGACATCGAACGCTTCAATAACCTGCCCGCCAACCACTGCCAGACAATGCCTGCGCCGATCCTCGAATTGGTCCGCGTCGGCGAGCGCTTGTCTTTGCAAAGTGACGGCTCCTACGACCTGACGGTGGAACCGCTGCTCAACCTCTGGGGATTTGGCCCGCAGGCGCGTGAGGAAAAAGTCCCGAGCGCCGAAGCACTGGCCGAGGTGCAGCAGCGTGTCGGTCATAATCACCTGCGCATCGAAGGTGACCAGTTGTGCAAGGATGCCGCAGTGGAGGTCGACTTCAACAGCATCGCTGCCGGTTACGCGGTCGACACGATTGCCGCCGAACTCGAAGCGCTGGGCATCCACGACTACCTCGCTGAAGCCACCGGTGAACTCAAGGCTGTCGGCAAAAAACTCGACGGCTCACCGTGGCGCATCGCCCTGGAAGAACCCCGTGATGATCAGCAAGTGGCCGAGCGCATCATTGCCGTCGACGGCTACGGCGTGTCCACCTCCGGTGATTACCGTAACTATTTCGAGCAGGGTGGCCGGCGCTATTCCCACACCTTCGATGCCCGCACCGGAACACCGGTCCTACACACCCTGGCGTCAGTCACGGTGATTCATCCTTCAGCTTTGATGGCCGATGGCTTATCGACGCTGTTGCTGATTCTTGGCCCTGAACGGGGTTGGGACTATGCCCAAACGCATGACATTGCTGCATTCTTTGTGATTCGTGCCGATACAGGTTTTGTCACACGCACCAATCAGGCTTTTGAGCGCCTGGCCGGTGAGAAAACCGAGTGA
- the sthA gene encoding Si-specific NAD(P)(+) transhydrogenase yields the protein MAVYNYDVVVLGSGPAGEGAAMNAAKAGRKVAMVDSRRQVGGNCTHLGTIPSKALRHSVRQIMQFNTNPMFRAIGEPRWFSFPDVLKSAEKVISKQVASRTGYYARNRVDVFFGTGSFADEQTIEVVCANGVVEKLVAKHIIIATGSRPYRPADIDFHHPRIYDSDTILSLGHTPRKLIVYGAGVIGCEYASIFSGLGVLVELVDNRGQLLSFLDSEISQALSYHFSNNNITVRHNEDYDRVEGVDNGVILHLKSGKKIKADALLWCNGRTGNTDQLGLENIGVKVNSRGQIEVDENYRTCVPNIYGAGDVIGWPSLASAAHDQGRSAAGSIVDNGSWRFVNDVPTGIYTIPEISSIGKNEQELTQAKVPYEVGKAFFKSMARAQIAGEPQGMLKILFHRETLEVLGVHCFGYQASEIVHIGQAIMNQPGEQNTLKYFVNTTFNYPTMAEAYRVAAYDGLNRLF from the coding sequence ATGGCTGTCTACAACTACGATGTGGTGGTGTTGGGTTCCGGCCCGGCGGGAGAAGGCGCGGCAATGAACGCTGCCAAGGCAGGGCGCAAGGTGGCGATGGTCGATAGCCGTCGCCAGGTCGGCGGCAACTGCACCCACCTGGGCACCATCCCGTCCAAGGCCTTGCGTCACTCGGTCCGGCAGATCATGCAGTTCAACACCAACCCGATGTTCCGGGCCATTGGTGAGCCGCGTTGGTTCTCGTTCCCGGACGTGTTGAAAAGTGCTGAAAAAGTCATCTCCAAACAAGTCGCCTCGCGCACCGGCTACTATGCCCGTAACCGCGTCGACGTGTTCTTCGGCACCGGCAGCTTCGCCGACGAGCAAACCATCGAAGTCGTCTGCGCCAACGGCGTGGTCGAAAAACTGGTGGCCAAGCACATCATCATCGCCACCGGTTCGCGTCCTTATCGCCCGGCGGACATCGATTTCCATCACCCGCGTATCTACGATAGCGACACCATCCTCAGCCTCGGCCACACCCCGCGTAAACTCATTGTTTACGGCGCCGGCGTGATCGGCTGCGAATATGCCTCGATCTTCAGTGGTCTGGGTGTATTGGTTGAGCTGGTGGACAACCGTGGTCAGTTGCTGAGCTTCCTCGACTCGGAAATCTCCCAGGCCCTGAGCTACCACTTCAGCAACAACAACATCACGGTTCGCCACAACGAAGACTACGACCGCGTCGAAGGCGTGGACAACGGCGTGATCCTGCACCTCAAGTCCGGCAAGAAGATCAAGGCCGACGCCTTGCTCTGGTGCAACGGCCGTACCGGCAACACCGATCAGCTGGGTCTGGAAAACATCGGCGTGAAGGTCAACAGCCGTGGCCAGATCGAAGTCGACGAGAACTACCGCACCTGCGTGCCGAACATTTATGGCGCCGGTGACGTGATCGGCTGGCCGAGCCTGGCCAGTGCCGCCCATGACCAGGGGCGTTCGGCCGCTGGCAGCATCGTCGACAACGGCAGCTGGCGTTTCGTCAATGACGTGCCGACCGGCATCTACACGATTCCGGAGATCAGCTCGATCGGCAAGAACGAGCAGGAGCTGACTCAGGCCAAGGTGCCGTATGAAGTGGGCAAGGCATTCTTCAAGAGCATGGCGCGTGCGCAGATCGCCGGCGAACCGCAAGGCATGCTGAAGATCCTGTTCCATCGCGAGACGCTGGAAGTGCTGGGCGTTCACTGCTTCGGTTATCAGGCGTCGGAGATCGTGCACATCGGTCAGGCGATCATGAACCAGCCGGGCGAGCAGAACACCCTGAAGTACTTCGTCAACACGACGTTCAACTACCCGACCATGGCCGAAGCCTATCGGGTAGCGGCGTACGATGGCCTCAACCGGCTTTTTTGA
- a CDS encoding glycerophosphodiester phosphodiesterase yields the protein MTLIYGHRGAKGEAPENTLTSFQQCLKHGVRRCELDLHLSKDGELMVIHDPTLKRTTDRRGKVAEHTAAELVTYDARKGGPGWIKPCPIPTLEELFEKCDFEHWQLEVKSASRTRAATTVLAIREMAQRFGIRDKVTITSSSREVLKAALDLVPDVSRGLVAEYAWLDPLKVAQNYGCEMLALNWTLCTPERLQKAQRQGLHVSVWTVNEPALMRRLADFGVDSLITDFPGLATATLENC from the coding sequence GTGACTCTCATCTACGGCCATCGCGGCGCCAAAGGCGAAGCACCGGAAAACACCCTGACCAGCTTTCAGCAATGCCTCAAGCACGGCGTGCGCCGCTGCGAACTGGACCTGCACCTGTCCAAGGACGGCGAGTTGATGGTGATCCACGACCCGACCCTCAAACGCACCACCGACCGCCGCGGCAAAGTGGCCGAACACACGGCTGCGGAACTGGTGACCTACGACGCGCGTAAGGGTGGCCCAGGCTGGATCAAACCTTGCCCGATACCAACGCTGGAAGAATTGTTCGAAAAATGCGATTTCGAGCACTGGCAGCTGGAAGTCAAAAGCGCCTCACGCACCCGCGCCGCGACCACCGTGCTGGCGATTCGCGAAATGGCCCAGCGTTTCGGCATACGGGACAAGGTCACGATTACCTCGAGTTCACGCGAAGTGTTGAAAGCCGCGCTGGACCTGGTGCCGGACGTGTCTCGCGGACTGGTGGCCGAGTACGCCTGGCTCGACCCGCTGAAGGTCGCGCAAAACTATGGCTGTGAGATGCTGGCGCTGAACTGGACCCTGTGTACGCCGGAACGCCTGCAGAAGGCGCAGCGTCAGGGGCTGCATGTGTCGGTGTGGACAGTCAACGAGCCCGCGCTGATGCGCAGGCTCGCCGACTTCGGCGTTGACAGCCTGATTACAGACTTTCCCGGTTTGGCCACTGCCACGCTCGAGAATTGCTGA